A single Chloroflexota bacterium DNA region contains:
- a CDS encoding Flp family type IVb pilin: protein MFYLPREKGQGLVEYALILVLVAVVVIAVLLLLGPAVGNVFSTIISNL from the coding sequence ATGTTCTACTTGCCGCGGGAGAAAGGCCAGGGGTTGGTTGAGTACGCTCTGATTCTCGTGCTGGTGGCCGTGGTCGTGATCGCTGTGCTGTTGCTGCTTGGCCCGGCGGTCGGCAACGTGTTCAGCACGATCATCTCCAACCTGTAG
- a CDS encoding glycosyltransferase translates to MNGFWSQHQYSLTVFLAIILLNALGNLWALRKIGKYPLIGAAPRVSILVPARNEEHNIGPCVRDLLAQDYPDFEVLVLDDESTDGTLARLQALAAESPRLRVLKGEPRPDGWIGKHWACAQLAQAAEGTLLLFTDADTRHHPSALRETVATMLATGADLLSVFPQEQAVTWGERLVVPVMYWSIHSYLSVPLAHSRLAPDLSVAIGQYMLFRRAAYEAIGGHAAIRENVVDDLALAARVKAAGLRLRLADGTDRVQCRMYRNFREAWTGFSKNLYAAFRYNAALLLFVWTYLLVLAWEPILVLVAAGLGVLPPAFAPGPAMIVVAEMLATWAIACARFKFPLYVALLYPVSIPIAFAIAVRSLVLARRGGAEWKGRRVTRATGGG, encoded by the coding sequence ATGAACGGGTTCTGGTCCCAGCACCAGTACAGCCTGACGGTTTTCCTGGCCATCATCCTGCTGAACGCGCTGGGCAACCTGTGGGCCCTGCGCAAGATCGGCAAATACCCCCTGATCGGGGCGGCCCCGCGGGTCTCCATCCTCGTCCCCGCCCGCAACGAGGAGCACAACATCGGCCCGTGCGTCCGCGACCTCCTGGCGCAGGACTACCCCGACTTTGAGGTGCTGGTCCTGGACGACGAGTCCACCGACGGGACGCTGGCTCGCCTGCAGGCGTTGGCAGCCGAGTCCCCACGGCTTCGCGTGCTCAAGGGCGAACCGCGCCCCGACGGCTGGATCGGAAAGCACTGGGCCTGCGCCCAACTGGCGCAGGCCGCCGAGGGGACGCTCCTCCTGTTCACCGACGCCGACACCCGCCATCATCCAAGCGCGCTACGCGAGACCGTGGCCACGATGTTGGCCACCGGCGCCGATCTGCTCTCGGTGTTCCCGCAAGAGCAGGCGGTTACCTGGGGCGAGCGGCTCGTGGTGCCGGTCATGTACTGGAGCATCCACTCGTACCTCTCGGTCCCCTTGGCGCACAGTCGGCTCGCGCCCGATCTTTCGGTGGCGATAGGCCAGTACATGCTGTTCCGACGCGCAGCCTACGAGGCCATCGGCGGGCACGCCGCCATCCGCGAAAATGTGGTGGACGACCTGGCCCTCGCCGCGCGAGTCAAGGCGGCTGGCCTGCGGCTGCGGCTCGCGGATGGGACGGACCGCGTTCAATGTCGAATGTACCGCAACTTCCGCGAAGCCTGGACTGGCTTCAGCAAGAACCTGTACGCCGCGTTCCGCTACAACGCGGCTCTGCTCCTGTTCGTCTGGACCTACCTGCTGGTGTTGGCGTGGGAGCCCATCCTCGTGCTGGTGGCCGCGGGCCTTGGCGTGCTGCCCCCCGCATTCGCCCCTGGCCCTGCGATGATCGTCGTGGCCGAGATGCTCGCCACCTGGGCCATCGCGTGCGCCCGCTTCAAGTTCCCCCTGTACGTGGCCCTGCTCTACCCTGTGTCCATCCCCATCGCGTTCGCCATCGCCGTCCGATCGCTGGTGCTGGCGCGCCGAGGCGGCGCCGAGTGGAAGGGGCGCAGGGTTACTCGGGCGACTGGCGGCGGGTAG
- a CDS encoding glycerol-3-phosphate acyltransferase — MGTLFWIAIGFLSGSIPFSVWIGRLLLRADIRRYGDGNPGAANAWRAGGWPVGLLAVLLDYLKGAVPVGFAHFRLGMDGPALVAVALAPVLGHAFSPFLRFRGGKAVAVTFGIWTGLTVGEVPIILGVLLGVFYFTIAVDAWSAMLGMAGLLAHLLLRGHPPGLLAVWAGNTAIMVWKHRADLRQSIRFRPWLLRRLRGSQ, encoded by the coding sequence GTGGGCACACTCTTCTGGATAGCGATCGGCTTCCTGTCGGGTTCCATTCCTTTCTCCGTTTGGATCGGCCGTCTCCTGCTGCGCGCTGACATCCGCCGCTACGGCGACGGAAACCCAGGCGCGGCCAACGCCTGGCGCGCCGGCGGCTGGCCCGTGGGCCTACTGGCGGTCCTGCTGGACTACCTCAAGGGCGCAGTCCCTGTGGGCTTCGCCCATTTCCGTCTGGGCATGGACGGCCCCGCGCTGGTCGCCGTGGCGCTCGCGCCGGTTCTGGGACATGCCTTCTCGCCCTTCCTGCGCTTCCGCGGGGGAAAGGCAGTGGCCGTAACCTTTGGCATCTGGACGGGGCTTACCGTGGGCGAAGTGCCCATCATCCTCGGCGTGCTGCTGGGCGTGTTCTACTTCACGATCGCGGTGGACGCCTGGTCGGCCATGCTGGGGATGGCAGGCTTGCTGGCACACCTCCTGCTGCGCGGGCATCCGCCTGGGCTCCTGGCAGTCTGGGCCGGCAACACCGCCATCATGGTCTGGAAGCACCGCGCAGACCTTCGGCAGTCCATTCGGTTCCGGCCCTGGCTGCTACGGCGGCTGCGAGGCTCGCAATGA
- the mscL gene encoding large conductance mechanosensitive channel protein MscL has translation MLREFKEFAMRGNVVDMAVGIIIGAAFGKIITSLVNDILMPPIGLLLGGVDFGDLYLNLSGGSYASLAEAKAAGAATINYGAFLNTVIDFIIVAFAIFLVVRAINRMRRQPAPAEPTTKECPFCLSKIPLKATRCPFCTSELGRQGA, from the coding sequence ATGCTCAGAGAGTTCAAGGAATTCGCGATGCGGGGCAACGTGGTGGACATGGCGGTGGGCATCATCATCGGCGCGGCCTTCGGGAAGATCATTACGTCGCTGGTGAACGACATCCTCATGCCGCCCATCGGGTTGCTGCTGGGGGGCGTGGATTTCGGCGACCTGTACTTGAACCTGTCGGGCGGCTCGTATGCTTCGCTGGCCGAGGCCAAGGCCGCGGGCGCAGCCACCATCAACTACGGCGCGTTTCTCAACACCGTGATTGACTTCATCATCGTGGCCTTTGCCATCTTCCTGGTGGTGCGCGCCATCAACCGCATGAGGCGTCAGCCCGCGCCCGCCGAGCCGACGACGAAGGAGTGCCCGTTCTGCCTGTCCAAGATTCCGCTCAAGGCGACGCGTTGCCCGTTCTGCACCTCGGAGTTGGGTCGCCAAGGCGCATGA
- a CDS encoding NAD-binding protein, with protein MRRLRAIWRDLRIVIRAVSGNLALFAALLVGAAVLMRLAGSYPHESLLDLIVRAFHMAYLEAVVEPGDGWLPDALTFVVPALTILILGEGALRVVAVYVRRDEYREEWDRLVARTFSGHTIICGVGELGRAMCRKLLAVNPDAPIVLVDVKPDMLPEIGVAAPNVCYLQADMTALATLEAAHCREAALVILASGNDALNLEAGFKAHNLNPEAEIWIRLYRNELAALMDVAAKPTIHFFSPYERAADALVEHLRNPQH; from the coding sequence ATGAGAAGGCTGAGAGCCATCTGGCGAGACTTGCGGATCGTCATCCGCGCCGTGTCGGGCAACCTGGCGCTGTTTGCGGCGCTCCTGGTTGGCGCGGCGGTCCTGATGCGCCTGGCCGGTTCCTATCCGCACGAAAGCCTGCTGGATCTCATCGTGCGCGCGTTTCACATGGCCTATCTTGAGGCGGTGGTGGAGCCAGGGGACGGGTGGCTGCCCGACGCGCTGACGTTCGTTGTCCCCGCGCTGACCATTCTCATTCTGGGCGAGGGGGCCTTGCGCGTGGTCGCCGTCTATGTGCGGCGCGATGAATACCGAGAGGAGTGGGATCGGTTGGTTGCGAGAACATTCTCCGGACATACCATCATCTGCGGCGTCGGCGAACTGGGGCGTGCGATGTGTCGCAAACTGCTCGCGGTGAACCCCGATGCGCCCATCGTTCTGGTGGACGTGAAGCCCGATATGCTGCCGGAAATCGGCGTCGCTGCGCCAAACGTGTGCTATCTTCAGGCCGACATGACCGCGCTGGCGACGCTGGAGGCTGCCCACTGCCGAGAGGCCGCGCTCGTCATTTTGGCTTCGGGCAATGACGCGCTGAATCTGGAGGCGGGGTTCAAGGCGCATAACCTGAATCCGGAAGCCGAGATTTGGATACGGCTGTACCGAAACGAACTGGCGGCGCTGATGGATGTGGCCGCGAAGCCCACCATCCACTTCTTCAGCCCGTATGAGCGCGCGGCCGACGCGCTGGTGGAGCACCTGCGGAATCCCCAGCACTGA
- the rocD gene encoding ornithine--oxo-acid transaminase: MRTEDYIALEERYNAHNYKPLDVVIARAEGAAVWDVEGRRYLDFLSAYSAVNQGHCHPRIVRALVEQAQKVTLTSRAFRNDQLPLLAKELCELFGYEMMLPMNTGVEAVETAIKAARKWAYKVKGVADEQAEIIACTGNFHGRTTTIISFSSEEQYRDGFGPYTPGFKLIAFGDADELERAITPRTAAFLFEPIQGEAGVVVPPAGYLRAVREICTRHRVLMIADEIQTGMGRTGKMLACDHEGVRPDVVTLGKALSGGLYPVSAVLASREVLGVFAPGDHGSTFGGNPLACAVAREALRVIVDERLPERAAALGERMTARLRQVCSPHVEQVRGKGLMVGVVLKRQAGGARRFCEALKERGVLAKETHEHVIRLAPPLVISEQDLDWALDRVEDVLQMP, encoded by the coding sequence ATGCGAACCGAGGACTACATCGCCCTGGAGGAGCGATACAACGCCCACAACTACAAGCCGCTGGACGTGGTCATCGCCCGCGCGGAAGGCGCAGCGGTGTGGGACGTGGAGGGCCGCAGGTACCTGGACTTCCTGTCGGCGTATTCGGCCGTGAACCAGGGCCACTGCCACCCGCGCATCGTGCGGGCGCTGGTGGAGCAGGCGCAGAAGGTAACGCTGACCTCGCGCGCCTTCCGCAACGACCAGTTGCCCCTGCTTGCGAAGGAACTGTGCGAACTTTTTGGCTACGAGATGATGCTCCCGATGAACACCGGCGTGGAGGCGGTGGAGACGGCCATCAAGGCGGCGCGCAAGTGGGCGTACAAGGTGAAGGGCGTCGCCGATGAGCAGGCCGAGATCATCGCGTGCACGGGCAACTTCCACGGGCGCACGACTACCATCATCAGTTTCTCCAGCGAGGAGCAGTACCGCGACGGGTTTGGCCCGTACACCCCAGGGTTCAAACTCATTGCGTTCGGTGACGCCGACGAACTGGAGCGGGCCATCACACCTCGCACGGCAGCCTTTCTTTTTGAGCCGATCCAGGGTGAGGCCGGCGTGGTGGTGCCACCCGCTGGGTATCTCCGCGCGGTGCGGGAGATTTGCACGCGGCACCGCGTGCTGATGATCGCGGACGAGATTCAGACCGGCATGGGGCGCACGGGCAAGATGCTGGCGTGCGACCACGAGGGCGTACGCCCCGACGTGGTTACGCTGGGCAAGGCGCTGTCGGGCGGGCTGTATCCGGTCTCGGCGGTGCTGGCCTCGCGCGAGGTGCTGGGCGTATTCGCGCCAGGCGACCATGGCTCCACGTTTGGCGGCAACCCGCTGGCGTGCGCGGTGGCGCGGGAGGCGCTGCGCGTCATCGTGGACGAGCGCCTGCCCGAGCGGGCGGCGGCCCTGGGCGAGCGGATGACGGCGCGCCTGCGGCAGGTGTGCAGCCCGCACGTGGAGCAGGTGCGCGGCAAGGGGCTAATGGTGGGCGTCGTCCTGAAGCGCCAGGCGGGCGGGGCGCGGCGCTTCTGCGAGGCGCTCAAAGAGCGCGGCGTCCTGGCCAAGGAGACGCATGAGCACGTGATCCGCCTGGCCCCGCCGCTGGTCATCTCCGAGCAAGACCTGGATTGGGCGCTGGATCGGGTGGAAGATGTCCTGCAGATGCCGTAG